The Flavobacterium galactosidilyticum nucleotide sequence TTTACTTAAAGGATTTGCGAAACGTTCGTGGTAATCCCACCATGGTTTTTCAGCGTAAAAATGTCCTTCCACAGCGAGATTCCCCCAATCATTCATTACTTCATCAACATAAGCTTTGGTTCGCTTAGGTTGTAAACCCAATGAGTTTCCTGTAAAATAAATTACTTTCTTATCGTTTACTTTAGGAAAAATAAACTCCTGCTGGTACTTATTTAATTTATCTTGTGAATCTAATTGTTGTGCAAATTCAAGCGTATTTTCGAAAGTCATCTTTTAAATTTTGATTTGTAAAAATAAGAAAAAAGAAAATAGAGAAAAGAACATTCCGAAGTGAATAAAAAAAATATCCAATAGTCAATCTGCACAACAATTCTTGGCCTAATAATTGACTATATTTGATAGAATAAAAACTTTCAATTATGCTTAAAAATAGCTTAAACGTAATTATTATTGCAATCGCCGTGGTAATTTCCTCTTATTTATTTTCCAATGCCTTTCAAAATCGAAACAAAAGTAGTGATACCATTAGCGTGACCGGTTCTGGTAAAAAGGATTTTGTCTCCGATTTAATCGTTTGGAGTGGTTCTTTTTCTAAAAAAAGCATGACTTTGAAGGAAGCTTATGCTGAATTAGATTCGGATCGTGAGAAAATAAAAGGTTATTTGTCGAGCAAAGGAATTGCAGCTAATGAAATGGTGTTTTCAGCGGTAAGTTTCAACAAAGACATTGAAACTACATACAATGAAAACGGAACTACTAGACAACAAATCTTTACGGGATTTACTTTAACGCAAAGTGTCAGCATCCAATCTAAAGAAGTAAATAAAATTGAAAACCTATCACGACAATCCAGTGAGTTAATTAATTCAGGTGTCGAATTTTACTCTAATGCTCCTGAGTATTATTACACCAAATTAGCGGAGTTAAAAATTAAGATGATTGCCGAAGCCACTAAAGATGCCAGTGTAAGAGCTAAAAGCATTGCTGAAAATGCAGATGCTAGTTTAGGAAATCTAAAGAAATCAGACATGGGTGTTTTTCAGATTACGGGACAAAACTCATCTGAGGATTTCTCATATGGAGGCTCATTTAACACGCAGTCTAAAAACAAAACAGCAAATATCACCGTGCGCTTAGTCTATCAAGTGAACTAAATAATTTACAATTCTGTGAATTACTAAATGTGTTTTGCAACGTACGTTGTGTGAGTGATGGAAGCGGCATCCTTTATTTTCTTGAGAAAGAAAATAAAGATATAGCGGACAGCACGACCCTTGGGGCACACCCAAAAAAAAACTCGCCATTGCTGACGAGTTTTTTTATGCATTAAATTTGAACTGCTTTCAAATTATATAATTAACATCGCATCACCGTAAGAATAGAATTTATATTTCTCTTCAATAGCTTCTGCGTACGCTTTTTTCATTAAATCGTGTCCACAAAAAGCAGAAACCATCATCAACAACGTTGATTTTGGCGTGTGGAAATTGGTGATCATACAGGTTGGGATTGCAAAATCATGTGGAGGGAAAACAAATTTGTTAGTCCATCCATCAAAAGGATTTAGCGTGTCATGTGAAGAAACTGAGCTTTCAACAGCACGCATAGAAGTAGTTCCTACGGTACAAATACGTTTCTTTTTAGACTTAGCCTCATTTACAATATCACAAGCTTCTTGAGTAATTTTCAATTCCTCAGAATCCATTTTGTGTTTTGATAAATCTTCAACCTCAACCGGATTAAAAGTTCCTAAACCTACGTGAAGAGTAACTTCAGCAAATTTAATTCCTTTAATTTCTAGTTTTTTCAATAAATGTTTAGAGAAGTGCAAACCTGCAGTAGGTGCCGCAACAGCTCCTTCTTCTTTAGCATAAATCGTTTGGTAACGCTCTGCATCTTCTGGAGTCACGTCTCTTGAAATGTATTTTGGTATTGGAGTTTCTCCAAGTTCTGTCAATTTATTTCTGAATTCTTCATACGAACCGTCGTAAAGAAAACGCAATGTTCTTCCACGAGAAGTGGTATTGTCGATAACCTCAGCTACTAGTGAATCGTCATCTCCAAAATATAATTTGTTACCAATTCTTATTTTACGTGCTGGATCAACTAAAACATCCCAAAGTCTTTGCTCAGAATTTAATTCTCTAAGTAAAAAAACTTCGATTCTTGCTCCTGTTTTTTCCTTGTTTCCGTATAAACGAGCTGGAAAAACCTTAGTATTATTTAAGATTAAAACATCGCCTTCATCGAAATAATCGATAACATCTTTGAACATTTTGTGTTCAATGGTTTGCTTTTTACGATCAATAACCATTAGACGTGCTTCGTCTCTGTTTTCAGCAGGATATTCTGCAAGCAATTCTTTTGGCAAATCGAATTGAAAATGTGATAATTTCATTTTTGTTTTTTGTTTAAAAGATTAAATCCCTCGGCAAAAAATGCCCCAAATTATAAACTTATTTAAGACTGCAAATATACGACTGTGAGATAGGCGTTGTCAAGTGTTTTGATGTTTAATTTAGAAACTAAGTCACAAAGTCACAAAACGCCAGACAATTAACCCCGCAAACATTGAGAATTATGCATTAATTTGTGAAATAATAAATCCTAAACTTTTCATATCTTCCCAGAAATCAGGGTATGATTTTGAAACTACATCAGCATTTTCAATTATAATTGGCACTTTTAAAGCTAAAGGAGCAAATGCCATCGCCATTCTGTGGTCATTATATGTAGCAATTTTCACATTTTGATTGATATTGGTTGATGCTACCAGTGTTAGACTATCATTAGTTACAGTAATATTTGCACCTAATTTAGTCAACTCGATTCTTAGCGCTTCCAATCGATCTGTCTCTTTGATTTTTAAAGTATGTAAACCCGTCAAATGACAACCAATTCCTAAACCAAGACATGTTACCACAATGGTTTGAGCAATATCTGGAGTATTATTCAATTCGAAATTTACATCTTCTAATTGAAAATTTGATTGTTTTGTAAGCGTGATTTTATTATTTTCAAACTTAGTTTCAACGCCCAGTTTTTTATAAATGGAAACTAATTCTGAATCACCCTGCAGACTATTTTCTTTGTAGCTGGTCAGTGAAATAGCAGCTTCATTTGCTAAAGCAACCAAGCTGAAAAAGTAAGAAGCAGAACTCCAATCTGATTCTACCACCATTTCTTTAGTTGTCACTTCGTGCTTTGGAAACACTTTAATTATATTCCCTTCAAAACTTGTTTGAATATCTAAATCATTCAGCAGAGCTAATGTCATTTTGATATACGGAATAGAAGTGATTTCGCCTTCCAATACTAATTCTAAACCGTTTTCTAATTTTGGAGCAATTAATAACAATGCTGATATGTATTGGCTACTTACATTTGCAGCCATTGTCAC carries:
- a CDS encoding SIMPL domain-containing protein, translated to MLKNSLNVIIIAIAVVISSYLFSNAFQNRNKSSDTISVTGSGKKDFVSDLIVWSGSFSKKSMTLKEAYAELDSDREKIKGYLSSKGIAANEMVFSAVSFNKDIETTYNENGTTRQQIFTGFTLTQSVSIQSKEVNKIENLSRQSSELINSGVEFYSNAPEYYYTKLAELKIKMIAEATKDASVRAKSIAENADASLGNLKKSDMGVFQITGQNSSEDFSYGGSFNTQSKNKTANITVRLVYQVN
- the queA gene encoding tRNA preQ1(34) S-adenosylmethionine ribosyltransferase-isomerase QueA, producing MKLSHFQFDLPKELLAEYPAENRDEARLMVIDRKKQTIEHKMFKDVIDYFDEGDVLILNNTKVFPARLYGNKEKTGARIEVFLLRELNSEQRLWDVLVDPARKIRIGNKLYFGDDDSLVAEVIDNTTSRGRTLRFLYDGSYEEFRNKLTELGETPIPKYISRDVTPEDAERYQTIYAKEEGAVAAPTAGLHFSKHLLKKLEIKGIKFAEVTLHVGLGTFNPVEVEDLSKHKMDSEELKITQEACDIVNEAKSKKKRICTVGTTSMRAVESSVSSHDTLNPFDGWTNKFVFPPHDFAIPTCMITNFHTPKSTLLMMVSAFCGHDLMKKAYAEAIEEKYKFYSYGDAMLII
- a CDS encoding 3-phosphoshikimate 1-carboxyvinyltransferase gives rise to the protein MNLLLQTTHSNLKAQIAVTGSKSETNRLLLLQALFPNITLANTSNSDDSEVMQKALKGNDEIVDIHHAGTAMRFLTAYLATQEGREVVLTGSSRMQERPIKVLVEAIAQLGVKITYEKEVGYPPIRIKGQKVTASKVTMAANVSSQYISALLLIAPKLENGLELVLEGEITSIPYIKMTLALLNDLDIQTSFEGNIIKVFPKHEVTTKEMVVESDWSSASYFFSLVALANEAAISLTSYKENSLQGDSELVSIYKKLGVETKFENNKITLTKQSNFQLEDVNFELNNTPDIAQTIVVTCLGLGIGCHLTGLHTLKIKETDRLEALRIELTKLGANITVTNDSLTLVASTNINQNVKIATYNDHRMAMAFAPLALKVPIIIENADVVSKSYPDFWEDMKSLGFIISQINA